The sequence TAAGTTGACGCCGTTTATTGTGACATTGGCTACAATGGAAATTTATAAAGGTATTGTTTATGTTATTACCAAAGGTATGCCGATTACCGGAATGCCAAAGTCAGCACAACAGTTTGCCAATGGTGTTATCGGCGGTATACTTCCCAATGTTGTTATTATCATGGTTGTTATCTGCATTTTATTAACCATCCTGCTGAATAAAACAAAAACCGGGCGCTATATTTACGCACTGGGAGGCAACAGAAACTGTGCAAGAATAGTTGGTATTCCCATTGAAAGGATTGAGCTTCTTGTATACAGCCTGAGCGGACTTTTGGCTGCAACTGCAGGTGTGTTGATGGCTTGCAAGCTGGCCTCCTTCCAGGCGAGCATAGGTGAAAGCTGGCAGATGGATTCCATTACCGCTGCGGTACTTGGCGGTACTTCCATGGCCGGTGGAATTGGAAGCGTCGTAGGTACTATCATCGGTGGTCTCTTAAGCGGTGTTATTACAACCTGTATCACACTTCTGAGGATTTCATCGTACTGGGAAACAATTGTTACAGGTGCTGTAGTATTGATTGCAGTATTGGTTGACGCCATGAAGGATAACGTTTCATTGCGTCAGAGGATTCAAGGGATAATCTTTAGGAAATAACATGAAGATTTATTTAATCCGGCATGGTGAAACAGACTGGAATAAAAAACTGAAGATACAGGGTCAGGTCGATATTCCACTGAACCAGACAGGAAGAATGCAGGCAGAGATTGCTGCAAAATATCTGGACGGAATTCAATTTGATGCGGTTTTCTCAAGCCCGCTTTTGCGGGCCAGGGAAACTGCTAAGATAATAATTAAAGATAGAAAAATACCCTTTTATATAGATGACAGATTAAAAGAAATTTCTTATGGAATTCGTGAAGGACAGTCATTGCGGCTTATACATGCTTTCCCCTTTTTGAGATTGCATGCTTATTTTAAAAAACCTGAGAGCTATATTCCCCCAAAAGGTGGAGAGACAATTCGGGAATTAAAAGATAGGTGTCGGTCCTTTCTTGATGAAAGGATAGTTCCCATGGAAGAAATATATAACAATGTATTGATTTCCGGACACGGAGCGCTTATCCGGGCAATGATTTCCGTAGTTGTTTCTCTGCCTGATTCCTATTTTTGGAGTGGAAAAGAACAGGGAAATTGTGCGGTAACTATTATGGAATGTAAAAACAAAGAAATAAAGTTAATAGAAGAAGCAATAGATACACAATCAAATTGATTTTATTGATTTTGTGTCAATAAAATCAATTTTTTTGTTGTTGGTTTTAGGTGTATGATAAAAAAATTTATTCATGCTGTTTGGGTTTTGAATATCCACAACCGCAAAAATTTATATAATTGGGATTTATTTTTCCGCATCCTGAGCAGCGCCATTCGTCTTCTTTTAGTTTTCTGCTCTCATTGTTCTGTGACAATATTTTTAAGTTACCCTGCTCGGAAAGTTTGAAAAGAATGACTTCCTGATTATCAATTATTATATACAACGAATATAAAATTGAAAAAAAGACCATTGTTCCCAAAAGTATAGTAATAAAACCCATCCAATTTAATGAAATAAAACAAAATATAGTCAAAATAATACCAAAAACCAGCACAATTTTAGATAAAATATTTAAGAAGATCTTTTAGCATAAACTAACCCACTTTTTTAAAAAAACAAATGATAATTAAATTATAATTTATATTACCAGGAAAAATCAAATATTTAAAAGTTATGGTATAAATTTTAATATTAGATAACCTCAACTTAAAGATGTTAATCAAACACTGAGATTTATTGATTTATAATGATATTAAAAGTATATTTTGGTACAATGCCAAATATAATCCAAAACAACAAAATAAACCTGCAAAATGGTGTGGACATTGGAGAGTTTGACAGGTTGATTGCCAATGCCCTTTTGAAAGATTCAAAGAGATGTGCAAAAATGGGTAGATTGTTGTAAGTGATTTACAGCTCAAAAAGCTCCAGAATTTCACTTTCGGACATTTTTGAAAGGAAGGTTTCGCCCGGCTGAATTACGGAATCAATCATTTCCTTTTTCTTTTGCTGAAGTTCAAATATTTTGTCTTCTATCGTTCCCTGGGTAATGAGTTTCATCACCTGCACAACATTTTTTTGCCCTATTCTGTGGGCACGATCGGAGGCCTGATCCTCAACCGCAGGATTCCACCAGGGGTCAAAATGTATTACCATGTCGGCACCGGTAAGATTCAAGCCTGTTCCTCCTGCTTTTAAAGAGATGAGGAACAGCTTTCCTGTGCCCTGGTTGAAGGCCTTGACCATTTCCACACGGTCTTGGGCTTTGGTTGAGCCATCCAAATAAAAATACTCAACACTTTTTTGGTCAAGGAACTGCTTTATAATTTCCAGCATGCTTGTAAACTGCGAGAACAGCAAAATCCTGTGGCCACTGTCAAAGGCATCTGTCATTATTTCTTCCAATGCCTGTATTTTGCCGCTTTCACCGCTGTAATTTTCAATAAAGAGGGATGGATGGCAGCATATCTGGCGAAGCCTTGTCAGAAGGGACAGTATTTTTATTTGACTTTTTTCAAATCCGTTTGTTTGAAGCTCCATGGCAACTTCAGCCTTTGCCTTCTTAAGATAAGCAAGATAAATTTTCTTTTGCTCTGTGGTCATTTCACAGACTATTTTAGTTTCGATTTTCTCAGGCAGGTCTTTTAATACATCCTTTTTAAGCCGGCGAAGAATAAAGGGACGTATGTGCCTGCCAAGTTCATTTAATGCATTTTGATCCGAGTGTTTTGTAATTGGGGTCTCAAACTTTTTTACAAACTTGCTGTGAGATAAAAGATATCCCGGCATGACAAAATCAAAAATCGACCAAAGCTCTGTGATGGAGTTTTCAATTGGAGTGCCTGTCAGGGCAAAGTTCATTTCTGAATTAATTTGCTTTGCTGTTCTGGCATTAAGAGTATTGGGATTTTTAATGTGCTGGGCCTCATCAAGGAAGCAGTATTGGAATTTTATGTTCCTGTAAAGATCAATATCCCGCCTTAGTAAAGGATAGGAAGTTACCACGATATCGGCATCTTTTATTTTTTCAAACTTTTCATGCCGCTCTGAAACAGAACCGGAAATAACCAGGACTTTAAGCTCCGGCGCAAACTTTTTGACTTCTTCCTGCCAGTTGTATACAAGAGAAGTGGGTGCGACAACGAGAGAAGGAGCAGCTGCTTTGTTCTTTTCCGACAGTATGAATGCTATAACCTGAAGGGTTTTACCCAAGCCCATGTCATCGGCCAGAATCCCGGACAAACCGTAATACGCAAGGGTTTTTAACCATTTGTAGCCGACCTTCTGATACTCCCTCAAAATGTTTTTTAATTTTTCGGGGATTTCAAAATCCATGTCCCCGGGTTCCTTTATGTTCTGAACCATGTGTTTGAAGTCCAGGCTTCTTTCAATTCCGTTCATATTGGCTTCGCGAAGCAAACTGTCAATATACATGGCTCTGTACTTGGGAAGCTCTATAACCTTTTTGGAAAGATCCTTTACTTTAATATCAAGCTGTTCAACCAGGTTGCTCATGCTTTTAAGTTCCGGCAGGTCAAGGGACAGGAAAGACCCGTCCTTGAGCCTGTAGAATTTCTTTTTTTCCTTTATGGAAGAAAAAATATGTTCAAGCTCGCTTTTATCAATATCTCCGTAGTCAAAAGAAAATTCGAGCATGTTTGAAGCTTGATTAATCCGGATTCCGCCGGAAAAGCTTGGGGGAAATCTTACACTGATATTCTTAAACGCATCGGAATAATACACTTCCGCCAATTCCTGAAGCCTGGGAAGGTCGTTTCTGAGAAACTCAAACAGTTTGTTTTCATCTGTCAAATAGATTATGTTTTTATCCACTAAAAATTCTGCTGCTTCAAAAATTTCTATAATTTTTCTCTCGGATTCCGTATCCCTTACAACTATTTTGTCAGGGTCGCTAATATAATTTTGGCCGGAAAAAGGATTTACAACCAATTGACCGTAATGAAAATTGATAACGGCGGAAATTCCTTCTTTGTATTTGTCAAAATATATCTTTGCAACAAGTTCCTCTTTAACGAGCTTGTCTTCTATTTCTTTGTCAATGGAAACTCTGCCTATTTTATGAATGTGGGGCAGAATTTCGGAAACAAATC comes from Acetivibrio thermocellus ATCC 27405 and encodes:
- a CDS encoding ABC transporter permease, which codes for MNKVKKFLKSTAGMVLIVTILIGVIVHLATGNFFTSYNISTLTRAAAFVILVGFGQTIVLLTGGIDLSVASIASICGMFSAIFMVRLGLNPYLSIILACLLGLVFGAINGFFISYFKLTPFIVTLATMEIYKGIVYVITKGMPITGMPKSAQQFANGVIGGILPNVVIIMVVICILLTILLNKTKTGRYIYALGGNRNCARIVGIPIERIELLVYSLSGLLAATAGVLMACKLASFQASIGESWQMDSITAAVLGGTSMAGGIGSVVGTIIGGLLSGVITTCITLLRISSYWETIVTGAVVLIAVLVDAMKDNVSLRQRIQGIIFRK
- a CDS encoding histidine phosphatase family protein, which gives rise to MKIYLIRHGETDWNKKLKIQGQVDIPLNQTGRMQAEIAAKYLDGIQFDAVFSSPLLRARETAKIIIKDRKIPFYIDDRLKEISYGIREGQSLRLIHAFPFLRLHAYFKKPESYIPPKGGETIRELKDRCRSFLDERIVPMEEIYNNVLISGHGALIRAMISVVVSLPDSYFWSGKEQGNCAVTIMECKNKEIKLIEEAIDTQSN
- a CDS encoding DEAD/DEAH box helicase, whose translation is MDIFNINEKIILRHASNNETYKMGLLYNLNHRVRRFEFDNDKLVINAVVRGSEDYDVSIYFNECGDICDYECTCPAYYSYSGACKHIVAVMKMAQSELLKYKYYKYDNYGDSKKQGKNTIEDLFAFFDGLLDEHTKQEVQIEVSYEFNRDYFSSYISSVELRLGIGRLYIVKNMKEFLDHIYTNTPLEFGKNFTFDPAKHTFSEGDQKIINILMEIYENEKHLEQRLKYTYQSMPSAFFDKKVLLSTPYLLRIFDALKNRNFYAKVLDYGEKLVSIAEEDLPLDFSLSRKNNEVLLHLKESRSFVPLTEKGVYFYYNGRIYRPSEKQQKYYIPFISRLLGGKTDTLTFSAAQTERFVSEILPHIHKIGRVSIDKEIEDKLVKEELVAKIYFDKYKEGISAVINFHYGQLVVNPFSGQNYISDPDKIVVRDTESERKIIEIFEAAEFLVDKNIIYLTDENKLFEFLRNDLPRLQELAEVYYSDAFKNISVRFPPSFSGGIRINQASNMLEFSFDYGDIDKSELEHIFSSIKEKKKFYRLKDGSFLSLDLPELKSMSNLVEQLDIKVKDLSKKVIELPKYRAMYIDSLLREANMNGIERSLDFKHMVQNIKEPGDMDFEIPEKLKNILREYQKVGYKWLKTLAYYGLSGILADDMGLGKTLQVIAFILSEKNKAAAPSLVVAPTSLVYNWQEEVKKFAPELKVLVISGSVSERHEKFEKIKDADIVVTSYPLLRRDIDLYRNIKFQYCFLDEAQHIKNPNTLNARTAKQINSEMNFALTGTPIENSITELWSIFDFVMPGYLLSHSKFVKKFETPITKHSDQNALNELGRHIRPFILRRLKKDVLKDLPEKIETKIVCEMTTEQKKIYLAYLKKAKAEVAMELQTNGFEKSQIKILSLLTRLRQICCHPSLFIENYSGESGKIQALEEIMTDAFDSGHRILLFSQFTSMLEIIKQFLDQKSVEYFYLDGSTKAQDRVEMVKAFNQGTGKLFLISLKAGGTGLNLTGADMVIHFDPWWNPAVEDQASDRAHRIGQKNVVQVMKLITQGTIEDKIFELQQKKKEMIDSVIQPGETFLSKMSESEILELFEL